The Haemophilus parainfluenzae genome window below encodes:
- the tgt gene encoding tRNA guanosine(34) transglycosylase Tgt, with product MKYELDKTSGNARRGRLVFERPQGTFTVETPAFMPVGTYGTVKGMTPEEVRATGAEILLGNTFHLWLRPGQEVMRKHGDLHDFMQWHRPILTDSGGFQVFSLGKLRKITEEGVKFQNPINGERIFLSPEKSMEIQYDLGSDIVMIFDECTPYPATFDYAKKSMEMSLRWAKRSRDRFDELGNKNALFGIIQGGVFEELRKVSLEGLVNIGFDGYAVGGLAVGEPKEDMHRILEYICPQIPADKPRYLMGVGKPEDLVEGVRRGIDMFDCVMPTRNARNGHLFVTDGIVKIRNAKYRDDTSPLDPECDCYTCKNYTKAYLYHLDKCGEILGARLNTIHNLRYYQRLMAEIRQAIEDDRFDDFVVEFYARMGKPVPPLQLADKS from the coding sequence ATGAAATATGAATTAGATAAAACCAGTGGCAATGCGCGTCGTGGTCGCTTGGTATTTGAACGTCCACAAGGTACGTTCACCGTTGAAACCCCTGCATTTATGCCAGTGGGTACTTATGGCACGGTAAAAGGCATGACACCAGAAGAAGTGCGTGCGACGGGTGCTGAAATTTTATTGGGTAACACCTTCCATTTATGGCTTCGTCCAGGTCAAGAAGTCATGCGTAAACACGGTGATTTACATGACTTTATGCAATGGCATCGCCCGATTTTGACTGACAGTGGCGGTTTCCAAGTATTTAGTTTAGGTAAATTACGTAAAATCACCGAAGAAGGCGTGAAATTTCAAAACCCAATTAACGGTGAGCGCATTTTCCTTTCACCTGAAAAATCCATGGAAATTCAATATGATTTAGGTTCTGACATCGTGATGATTTTCGATGAATGTACGCCTTATCCAGCGACTTTCGATTATGCGAAAAAATCCATGGAAATGTCTCTTCGTTGGGCAAAACGCAGCCGCGATCGCTTTGATGAATTAGGCAATAAAAATGCGCTATTCGGTATTATTCAAGGCGGCGTATTTGAAGAATTACGCAAAGTATCACTAGAAGGTTTAGTGAATATTGGCTTTGACGGTTATGCGGTGGGCGGTTTAGCGGTAGGCGAACCTAAAGAAGATATGCACCGCATTTTAGAATACATCTGCCCACAAATCCCGGCTGATAAACCGCGTTATTTAATGGGCGTAGGTAAACCGGAAGATTTAGTGGAAGGCGTGCGTCGTGGTATTGATATGTTTGACTGCGTAATGCCAACCCGTAACGCACGTAACGGTCATTTATTCGTGACTGACGGCATTGTTAAAATCCGTAATGCAAAATATCGCGATGATACGAGCCCATTAGATCCTGAATGTGATTGCTACACCTGTAAAAACTACACAAAAGCCTATTTATATCATTTAGATAAATGCGGTGAAATTTTAGGTGCACGCTTAAATACCATTCACAATTTACGCTATTATCAACGTTTAATGGCGGAAATTCGTCAAGCTATCGAAGACGATCGTTTTGATGATTTTGTGGTGGAATTCTATGCTCGCATGGGCAAACCTGTTCCACCATTACAATTAGCGGATAAATCATAA
- a CDS encoding hemerythrin domain-containing protein, which produces MQILEPQQFATWNEPIDMLYACHSKVKRFCKQLTILPSYLEKNGVNQAVLNDVKTILQYFNHAAPLHHDDEEKDFFPALIEKAPQAKESVDELERQHVTLHENWTKLSEQLEELIVEKRTDVDERLITLFVASYDRHIALEEPLFELGKQYLSAEQLTAMGKIMFARRQA; this is translated from the coding sequence ATGCAAATCCTCGAACCTCAACAATTTGCCACTTGGAATGAGCCGATTGATATGCTTTATGCTTGTCATAGTAAAGTGAAACGCTTTTGCAAGCAGCTCACCATTCTTCCTAGTTATTTAGAAAAAAATGGCGTGAATCAAGCCGTATTAAATGATGTGAAAACTATTTTGCAGTATTTTAATCATGCTGCACCACTTCACCATGATGATGAAGAAAAAGACTTTTTCCCCGCTTTAATTGAAAAAGCACCTCAAGCGAAAGAGTCGGTGGATGAATTAGAACGCCAACATGTTACTTTGCATGAAAATTGGACAAAGCTTTCCGAGCAGCTAGAAGAATTAATTGTTGAAAAACGCACTGATGTAGATGAAAGGCTGATTACGCTGTTTGTGGCGAGCTATGATAGACACATTGCCCTTGAAGAGCCGCTATTTGAGCTTGGTAAGCAATATTTATCAGCAGAACAACTCACGGCTATGGGCAAAATTATGTTTGCTCGTCGCCAAGCTTAA
- the queA gene encoding tRNA preQ1(34) S-adenosylmethionine ribosyltransferase-isomerase QueA, giving the protein MRVSDFHFGLPDELIARYPKEDRSSCRLLQLNGENGEISHRTFTDVLDLIDEGDLLIFNNTRVIPARMFGCKASGGKIEVLVERVLSEHHFLAHIRSSKAPKEGAELFLGEDKLGENNGVKAIMVGRQDTLFEVELSDKSRNVLDVLQEIGHMPLPPYIDRPDEEADQECYQTVYNKVPGAVAAPTAGLHFDDELLQKLHEKGVNFEFVTLHVGAGTFQPVRVKNIEDHIMHAEYVELSQEVCNAIIETKKVGKRVIAVGTTSVRSVETAALSAEENGNPDLIEPYFSDTSIFIYPGKSFRVVDALITNFHLPESTLIMLVSAFAGFSHTMNAYKSAVENRYRFFSYGDAMFITKNPNVKGLE; this is encoded by the coding sequence ATGCGTGTTTCTGACTTTCATTTTGGCTTACCAGATGAGCTGATTGCTCGTTACCCTAAAGAAGATCGCTCTTCTTGCCGTTTGCTACAGCTTAATGGCGAAAACGGGGAAATTTCTCACCGCACTTTTACGGATGTATTGGATTTAATCGACGAAGGGGATTTGTTGATTTTTAACAATACGCGCGTAATCCCTGCTCGTATGTTTGGTTGTAAAGCCAGCGGCGGGAAAATTGAAGTGTTGGTCGAACGTGTTTTAAGTGAACATCATTTCTTAGCGCATATTCGCTCATCAAAAGCCCCGAAAGAAGGCGCAGAATTATTTTTAGGCGAAGATAAACTGGGTGAGAATAATGGCGTAAAAGCCATTATGGTGGGTCGTCAAGATACGCTTTTTGAAGTGGAATTATCGGATAAAAGTCGCAATGTGCTTGATGTGTTACAAGAAATCGGTCATATGCCTTTGCCGCCTTATATTGATCGCCCTGATGAAGAAGCGGATCAAGAATGCTATCAAACCGTGTATAACAAAGTGCCTGGTGCAGTGGCTGCGCCAACGGCTGGCTTGCATTTTGATGATGAACTGTTACAAAAATTACACGAAAAAGGCGTTAATTTTGAATTTGTGACCTTGCACGTGGGCGCAGGCACATTCCAACCCGTACGTGTTAAAAATATTGAAGATCACATTATGCACGCGGAATATGTGGAGCTTTCTCAAGAAGTCTGCAATGCCATTATTGAAACGAAAAAAGTGGGCAAACGCGTCATTGCAGTAGGTACAACATCAGTACGTTCTGTCGAAACTGCCGCCCTATCTGCAGAAGAAAATGGCAACCCTGATTTAATTGAACCTTATTTTTCTGATACGTCCATTTTTATTTATCCAGGCAAGTCCTTCCGCGTGGTGGATGCGTTGATTACCAACTTCCACTTGCCAGAAAGCACATTGATTATGTTGGTGTCTGCCTTCGCAGGCTTTAGCCACACCATGAACGCCTATAAAAGTGCGGTCGAAAATCGCTACCGTTTTTTCAGTTATGGCGATGCGATGTTCATTACTAAAAATCCCAATGTGAAAGGGTTAGAATAA
- the yajC gene encoding preprotein translocase subunit YajC, giving the protein MEAQSPMSTLFIFVIFGLIFYFMIYRPQAKRNKEHKKLMSELAKGTEVLTAGGLIGKITKVTEGAEIVIALNDTTEITINRNYIVSVLPKGSVKSL; this is encoded by the coding sequence ATGGAAGCACAAAGCCCAATGTCCACATTATTTATTTTCGTGATCTTCGGTTTAATTTTTTATTTTATGATTTACCGCCCACAAGCAAAACGTAATAAAGAACACAAAAAATTAATGTCTGAATTAGCGAAAGGCACTGAAGTATTAACCGCCGGTGGTTTGATTGGTAAAATCACTAAAGTAACCGAAGGTGCTGAAATTGTTATCGCTTTAAACGATACTACTGAAATCACGATTAACCGTAACTATATCGTTTCAGTATTACCGAAAGGTTCTGTAAAATCTCTCTAA
- a CDS encoding sulfurtransferase TusA family protein, translating to MKYQLNLTALSCPIPLLTAKKALANLAPNDELVLQLNRQSAVENFVVFCEENQCELVEQHWLSEQIFEVCLKKIN from the coding sequence ATGAAATATCAATTAAATTTGACCGCACTTTCCTGCCCGATTCCGCTTTTAACCGCGAAGAAGGCTTTGGCAAATTTAGCGCCAAATGATGAATTAGTTTTGCAATTAAATCGTCAAAGTGCGGTAGAAAACTTTGTTGTTTTTTGTGAAGAAAATCAATGTGAATTAGTGGAGCAACATTGGCTTTCCGAACAAATCTTCGAAGTTTGCTTGAAAAAAATCAATTAA
- the cas2 gene encoding CRISPR-associated endonuclease Cas2: MLMLITYDISFDDPNGQARLRRIAKHCLDYGVRAQYSVFECDVTPDQWVMLKSKLLETYDPTCDSLRFYHLGSKWRNKVEHHGAKPAVDVFKDVFVI, from the coding sequence ATGTTAATGCTGATTACTTATGATATTTCTTTTGACGATCCAAACGGGCAAGCGCGATTGCGTCGTATCGCAAAACATTGCTTAGATTACGGCGTGCGGGCGCAATATTCGGTATTTGAATGCGATGTCACGCCTGACCAATGGGTTATGTTGAAAAGCAAACTGTTGGAAACCTACGACCCCACATGTGACAGCCTGCGTTTTTATCATTTAGGCAGTAAGTGGCGTAATAAAGTGGAGCATCATGGGGCAAAACCGGCAGTAGATGTATTTAAAGACGTGTTTGTCATTTAG